The genome window ACAGGCGAGGAGCCTGTGAGATTTAATGTCTTGTAATGAAAGAATTAGCTTTAGATAGAATAAATGCCAATTCTCCCTATTTGGTAGAATTGGATGTTTCAACAGGCTTGTTCAAGTTTGTTAGTGACTTTGGGGTAAGTTTTAGTGTTGCTTTTGAAGAAGACGAATTACTTCAAAGCGGTGAGTCGTATCAGTTTGCGTTGACAAATTATGAAGGAATCAAGTCACCACGAGACCCAAAAGTTAGAGATACTGTAATGTGTATTGTAGATGATTTTTTTCGTAAAAATCAAGCTGCTTTGTTATACATATGTGAAACAGGCGATGGAATGCAGAAAATGAGAAGCCGTTTATTTAGTTTTTGGTTTTCTGTTTATGCAGAGCATGATAATTTTCTTTTTCTTCCTCAAATTGTTTACGATGAAGAGGAGAATGAGAATTATGCAGCATTGATTATTCGAAGAGATAATCCTCGATTTAATGATTTAGTGTCAGAGTTTACTAATACGATAACTTTGTTAAATGGTAAGCCTGATTAGCTTTTTAAA of Segatella copri contains these proteins:
- a CDS encoding DUF6169 family protein, which produces MKELALDRINANSPYLVELDVSTGLFKFVSDFGVSFSVAFEEDELLQSGESYQFALTNYEGIKSPRDPKVRDTVMCIVDDFFRKNQAALLYICETGDGMQKMRSRLFSFWFSVYAEHDNFLFLPQIVYDEEENENYAALIIRRDNPRFNDLVSEFTNTITLLNGKPD